One genomic window of Cricetulus griseus strain 17A/GY chromosome 3, alternate assembly CriGri-PICRH-1.0, whole genome shotgun sequence includes the following:
- the LOC118238492 gene encoding endogenous retrovirus group K member 19 Env polyprotein-like translates to MPTPPSGSQIGSSGPQRDKQRRKRKWQKQQKQLVTQKKKIKLPSSQTRRITWTKIKHLMKEAKTLLKQQGKLLTASMNFLAILALISTPPSVEGVAYWAYIPNPPILQPVGWLDQEPIRVLTNDTVRMGGARDSDARASSSSLITFEGRADSLPICITLQGKVPEGCLSTGYRTFLTDGPDKESAALWPKYSKKSLSCNLKIKNGELLRPRRSRLCSRRCH, encoded by the exons ATGCCGACTCCCCCATCTGGATCCCAGATAGGCTCGTCCGGCCCGCAGAGGGACAAGCAGCGCAGAAAGAGGAAGTGGCAaaagcagcagaagcagctggtgactcagaaaaagaaaataaaactaccgTCTTCGCAGACAAGAAGAATCACTTGGACGAAGATCAAGCACCTGATGAAAGAAGCAAAAACCTTGCTGAAACAGCAAGGAAAACTCCTAACAGCTAGCATGAACTTTCTTGCCATTTTGGCTTTAATTTCTACTCCCCCCAGCGTAGAGGGTGTGGCCTATTGGGCTTACATCCCCAATCCTCCGATCTTACAGCCTGTGGGTTGGCTGGATCAGGAGCCCATTAGAGTTCTAACCAATGATACTGTCAGGATGGGTGGTGCTCGGGACTCTGACGCGAGAGCCAGCTCGTCCTCCTTAATAACCTTTGAGGGCAGAGCAGACTCGCTGCCAATTTGTATCACACTGCAAGGGAAAGTGCCGGAAGGCTGCCTGAGCACAGGGTATCGTACTTTCTTAACTGATGGTCCTGACAAGGAGAGTGCTG CTCTGTGGCCGAAATACAGCAAGAAGTCTTTGAgttgcaatttaaaaataaaaaacggGGAACTGCTACGCCCACGGCGGTCacgcctgtgtagcagaagatgccactaa